The DNA segment CGTTACCTGCATTGGCCCCATGCAACGCTGACACTGCAGCTGTACCGGAGCCGCCAGCTCTCCACTTACGACACGGCGACGTTCAGGGTCCATCCGAAAGGACAGACGAACGCTGCAAACAGCGTTGTCATCCAGGCCCATAACGGCCTCGCGGAAACGCAATAGGGCCCCGGTAGGCACTTCGCCTTCCAGAACCGTATGCTGTTCCGCCAACTTGTATGGATCGACGGATTTGGGTAGCTTGGGATTTATCGCATTTGACATAGGCGCGCAATTCTAGGGGCGACATGGCCCCGTGTCAAAGACTTCGTCGGCTTTTGGCCGGGTTTTACAGATAGCCCAACAAGGATACACCATGGTAAACGCATCTTCACCCCGCAGCGACCACGCCAAGCAAACCGACAATGACGCTATGCCCACCCTGATACTGGCGTCGTCTTCGCCTTGGCGGCGGGAGCTGCTTCAGCGCCTGGGCCTGAATTTCGACTGTGAAAGCCCGAATATTGATGAAAGCCCGGCCAACGGCGAAGTACCGCAAGAACTGGCTTTACGCCTGGCCCGGCAAAAGGCCGAAGCCCTGGCTGAACGCTACCCGCACCACTGGATTATCGGCTCGGACCAGGTCGCCTGTCTGGCCAATGGCGAACTGCTCGACAAACCCGGAACACACAGCAACGCTGTGAGCCAGCTCATCCGCAGCAGCGGGCAACAGGTCTCTTTTTATACCAGCCTGTATTTATTAGACAGCTCTAACGGCGCCAGCCAGCAGCATTGCGAGCCATTCAGCGTGCAGTTCCGCTCCCTGAGCCTGGCGGAAATAGAAGCCTACTTGCGCCGCGAGCAACCCTACCAGTGCGCTGGCGCCTTTATGATGGAAGGCCTCGGAATCACTTTGTTCGATAGTCTGAAGGGGCAAGACCCAAACGCGCTGATTGGCTTGCCCCTGATTGCTCTCAACCGAATGCTCATTAACTGGCACTGCAACCCGCTGCTGCAAAACGCCCGCTAACGCGTGAGTGCCAGCGTATTAACGCAGGCTTTCAAACTCAACATTTATTAACGCAACTCTTTACCGCAACTCTTTACCGCAACTCTTACCGCAACTCTTACCGCAACTCCAGGCGCTGCTCGCTAACGTATTGCGCCACACCATGGCCCACCGACACGCCAAGCTGATCCACCAGATTCCGAAGCGGCGAGCGCGTACGACTGTAATCAACGAGACTCTCATGGCCGACAATCTGCCGTGCCACATAGGAGGCACTGCCAAGGCCATCAATCAAACCAAGTTCCAACGCCTGCTCACCACTCCAGATCAGGCCACTGAACACTCTTGGGTCGTCTGCCAGGCGATCACCTCGGCCTTCCTGCACGGCCGCAATAAACTGCCCGTGCGTGTTTTCCAGAACGCTTTGCCAGAACGCCACCTCTTCTGGCTTCTCGGCAGAAAACGGATCTAGAAAACCCTTACTCTCGCCGGCGGTGTACAGCCTGCGCTCTACCCCCAGTTTCCCCATCACTTCGGTAAAACCAAACCCGCCAGCAACCACGCCAATGGAACCTACCAAACTGGCGCGATTGGCGTAAATTTCATCGGCCGCGGACGCAATGTAGTAAGCACCCGAGGCACCGATGTCGGAAATGACCGCGTACACTTTTTTATCGGGATGCTCAGCCCGCAAGCGCTTGATTTCGTCATACACGTACCCGGATTGCACCGGGCTGCCACCTGGGCTATTGATGCGCAAAATCACCGCAGCGGCGTCAGGCTCTTTAAACGCCGCGCGCAACGAACTGACAATATTATCGGCGCTGGCCAACTCATCGGCAGCAATGGGCCCATCTACGCCTATCACTGCGGTGTGCATGCCACCGGTCGCACTTTCGAGCCCTTGCCCCAGCGGAAACTTGAACAGCAATACGATTCCGAACAAATACGCAAAAGTCAAAAACTTGAAGAAGATTCCCCAACGCCGGCTTCGGCGCTGCTCCACCTGCATCGACATGACCAGTTTATCAATCAGTTTGCGGTCCTGACGGCTCTGCTTTCCTTCGCTTGCGTCGGCTACTGCCGCTGGCTGATCATTCCAGCCTGGTTTGCCGTCGTTTTTGCCTGAATCCCATTCGCTCATTACATACCCTCTATGATGACTGCCTTATTTTCACAAACCCAAAACCTGACGCAAATCCGTGACCGTTTCAACAATGGCGTAAGGCGAATACTGGCCCAGCACATCACGCTTGTGCACTCCCCACTCCACGCCGATGGATGGCATACCAATGCGTTGCGCCATGTCCAGATCGTAGCGAGTATCGCCGATCATCACCGCCTGTTCAGGCTTGACACCATAAAACTCCAAAATTCGTGCCAACATCGCTGGATCTGGCTTTGAGCGGGTTTCATCGGCGCACTGGGTGATGCCAAAATGTGGGCCCAAACCGCTGGTGCTAAGCGCGGAATCCAGCCCACTCCGATTTTTACCGGTGGCTACGGCACAATGACGCCCGGCACCGCGCAAATCCGTCAGGGTATCGGCAATACCGGCAAACACATTTTGCGGAGTTGTGGTTTTTTTGAAAAAATATTCACGATAGCTCTCACGCATACCCGCGATGCTTGTAGCGCTAATGCCGGGGTATAACTTCTGCAGTGCTTCTTCAATGCCAAGCCCGATAATGTCCCGGTAAGCCTCGCGCTCCAGCGCCGGAAAGCCCAAGGCGGTCGAGGCCAAGTGCAAACTCTCGGCAATGTGCTCTACCGAGTCCACTAAGGTCCCGTCCCAATCGAAAATAACCACTTTCACGTTCATGAATTGCGTCCTGTACGGGCTGCAAGTTTCTTTAAGGCCGCCGCGAAGGCGTTGTCATAAGGCGCCTCCAACTTCAGCGCAGGGCTTTTGCCTTCGCTGTCGGGTGGCAAGCTCAACTCCAACGCCCGTGCGTGCAGCATCAGACGCGCCCCCCCAAATGCGCGAAATGCCTTCAAACTGGCATCGTCCATATATTTGTCGTCACCAGCAATAGGATGGCCGGCAAAGGCGGCGTGCACACGAATCTGATGAGTACGGCCGGTGACCGGTGACGCCTCCACCAGGCTGTAACCGGAATAACGCTCGATGCAGCGAAACAACGTCAGCGATTCTTTGCCGGAACTATCCACTTTTACCCGGCGTTCGCCGTTAGGCATCTCATAACGCAGCAACGGTTGAGCCACTTTGCCAACCCCTGCTGGCCAATCGCCAGAGACAAGGGCGTGGTAGTGCTTACGAATGTGCCTGTGCCGCAGTTCATCTTGCAGGTAACGCAGCGCCGAGCGTTTCTTCGCCACCATCACCAATCCCGAGGTATCCCGGTCAAGCCTGTGCACCAATTCCAGAAATCGCGCCTGTGGTCGCCCGGCCCTCAGCACCTCTATCAGCCCGAAGCTCAAGCCACTGCCGCCATGAACCGCAATGCCCGACGGTTTATTCACCACCAGCAGCTGTTCATTCTCAAACACGACAGCCGCTTCTATCACCGCCTGTACCCTATCGCCGGGCGCGACCTGAGGCACCTTTTCTTTGCGTACCACCGGAGGAATGCGCACTTGATCGCCAGTTTTTACCCGAGTATCAGGCTTTACGCGGCCCTTGTTAATTCGAACTTCGCCCTTGCGAACGATGCGGTAGATGATACTTTTAGGAACACCCCGCAGTTGCGCCATCAGGAAATTATCCAGACGCTGGCCGTCATTGTCTTCATCTACGGTTACCCACAACACAGCTGGGCGTGGAGTCTCCAGAGACGGATTTTTCTGCGACATGAAATTCCTTTAAAATGAAGCGGGCAGCGTTGCTTAGCCCGGGAAATACTGCTATATTCCGATGTGCTACGCCGTTTGTTTACGGCCTGACAGGTTTTAGTCAGAAGCCGGAGCGGTTGTAGTATACCGACACTACTTGCGAGTTTGAATTGCAGTGGCTTGCAAGTTTGAGATGAAGTAGCTCTTTAGATTGAAGTGCGATAGCAATGCCGGGCTCTCAAATCGTTACAGCCCAGGCAACGAAAGACTCCCCACACCCCGGTGCAGATCCAACATTGGCTGCCAACTGGCACGGGAGCCGAAACAAACCTTGCGGAACACCGC comes from the Marinobacter psychrophilus genome and includes:
- a CDS encoding Maf family protein, with translation MVNASSPRSDHAKQTDNDAMPTLILASSSPWRRELLQRLGLNFDCESPNIDESPANGEVPQELALRLARQKAEALAERYPHHWIIGSDQVACLANGELLDKPGTHSNAVSQLIRSSGQQVSFYTSLYLLDSSNGASQQHCEPFSVQFRSLSLAEIEAYLRREQPYQCAGAFMMEGLGITLFDSLKGQDPNALIGLPLIALNRMLINWHCNPLLQNAR
- a CDS encoding S49 family peptidase; the protein is MSEWDSGKNDGKPGWNDQPAAVADASEGKQSRQDRKLIDKLVMSMQVEQRRSRRWGIFFKFLTFAYLFGIVLLFKFPLGQGLESATGGMHTAVIGVDGPIAADELASADNIVSSLRAAFKEPDAAAVILRINSPGGSPVQSGYVYDEIKRLRAEHPDKKVYAVISDIGASGAYYIASAADEIYANRASLVGSIGVVAGGFGFTEVMGKLGVERRLYTAGESKGFLDPFSAEKPEEVAFWQSVLENTHGQFIAAVQEGRGDRLADDPRVFSGLIWSGEQALELGLIDGLGSASYVARQIVGHESLVDYSRTRSPLRNLVDQLGVSVGHGVAQYVSEQRLELR
- a CDS encoding HAD family hydrolase, producing the protein MNVKVVIFDWDGTLVDSVEHIAESLHLASTALGFPALEREAYRDIIGLGIEEALQKLYPGISATSIAGMRESYREYFFKKTTTPQNVFAGIADTLTDLRGAGRHCAVATGKNRSGLDSALSTSGLGPHFGITQCADETRSKPDPAMLARILEFYGVKPEQAVMIGDTRYDLDMAQRIGMPSIGVEWGVHKRDVLGQYSPYAIVETVTDLRQVLGL
- the rluC gene encoding 23S rRNA pseudouridine(955/2504/2580) synthase RluC gives rise to the protein MSQKNPSLETPRPAVLWVTVDEDNDGQRLDNFLMAQLRGVPKSIIYRIVRKGEVRINKGRVKPDTRVKTGDQVRIPPVVRKEKVPQVAPGDRVQAVIEAAVVFENEQLLVVNKPSGIAVHGGSGLSFGLIEVLRAGRPQARFLELVHRLDRDTSGLVMVAKKRSALRYLQDELRHRHIRKHYHALVSGDWPAGVGKVAQPLLRYEMPNGERRVKVDSSGKESLTLFRCIERYSGYSLVEASPVTGRTHQIRVHAAFAGHPIAGDDKYMDDASLKAFRAFGGARLMLHARALELSLPPDSEGKSPALKLEAPYDNAFAAALKKLAARTGRNS